The Labilibaculum sp. sequence TGCAATTAATATCATAGTTTTGTTTTTATAACATGTATGATGAATGTTAATTTAAAATGAATTTACAAATAATTAAATTAATATTGAATTTGTATTCTTCCATTTTTATTCCTGCTACATTCCTTAATATCCTTATTGTACGGGTGAATTTATTTTCACGTTACAAATATATAAAAATTAAACTTTTGGAAAAAGTATTATATAACATGTATGACCAATTTTGGAAAATATAATTTTCTGTTCTATTTTTGATCCGAAAGTAATTTAAATCAGGAGATAGCAAAATGGAGAATCAGATACTGCAATTTAGAGAAGAGCTTGATGAAGCCAAGTTGTATTACCAACCTTCAGATGAGTTCGACAGAACAGTGAAAACCCGGTACGAGAAAATGCCGGCAGATATTTTTTCAACTGCTGAAAAGGCGGCTAAATGGGTTGCCGGCGAAATTGCAAATGAAATTAAGCAAAAACAAAAGCTTGGTGAAAAGTGTGTTTTGGGATTAGCTACTGGTGCAACCCCATTGGGGGTGTATTCCGAATTGATTCGTTTGCACAAAGAGGAAGGTTTATCATTCCTGAATGTGATTACTTTTAATTTGGATGAGTATTATCCGATGCTGAAACTGAGTGCGCAAAGCTATAATCATTACATGAATGATGTTTTGTTTAATCATATCGATATTCCTAAAAATCAAATTCATGTTCCAAATGGTGAGGTAAGCAAGATTACAATTACCGGATACTGTAAGGAATATGAAAAGATAATTGATTCGTTTGGAGGATTGGATTTGCAAATACTTGGAATTGGTCGTACAGGGCACATTGGGTTTAATGAACCAGGTTCGCAACTGGATTCGATAACCCGATTGATTATGCTTGACTCTTTGACCAGACGAGATGCAGCCAAAGACTTTAATGGATTAAACAATGTACCTAAGGCGGCCATAACAATGGGTGTTGGAACCATATTTAAAGCCAAAAGGGTTATTTTAATGGCTTGGGGCGAAGGAAAAGCGGCGATTGTAAAAAAAGCATTGGAAGAAAGTCAGTGTGATGCTGTTCCCGCCAGTTATTTGCAACGGCATACCGATGTGAAGTTCGTTTTGGATGTGCCGGCAGCAAGTGAATTGTCAAGAGTAAAAAATCCTTGGTTGGTTGGAAGTATTGAGTGGGATCGGTATTGGATTCGGAAAGCGGCAGTTTGGTTGTGTAATAAATTACAAAAACCAATTTTAAAACTGACTAATCGTGATTATAATGATAATGGATTGAGTGAGTTACTTGCTTTGTATGGCTCGGCTTACGAGGTAAATATTAAGGTGTTTAATGATTTGCAGCACACCATAACCGGTTGGCCTGGAGGAAAGCCAAATGCTGATGATTCTCATCGTCCGGAGAGAGCAGAACCTGCAAGTAAAAGAGTTTTGGTTTTTAGTCCGCACCCTGATGATGATGTAATTTCGATGGGAGGAACTTTGAAACGATTGGTGGATCAAAACCATGAAGTTCATGTTGCATACCAAACTTCAGGAAATATTGCGGTTGCCGATGATGAGGCGGTGAGATATCTTTCTTTTGTAAAAAGTTTTTCGAGAACTCATGATACAAACGAGGGCAATCTTCAGTGTGTGATTGAAGATATTCAAAAATTTCTGTTGGAAAACAAAAAGCCGGGGGGGATAGATACAGCTGAAGTGCGCAATATGAAAGCCTTAATCAGGAGAGGAGAGGCAAAAGCTGCCTGCCGTTTTGTAGGTATTCGATCTAAGAACCTTCATTTTTTGGATCTTCCTTTTTATGAAACGGGTACGGTTAAGAAAAATCCGTTGGGGAAAGAAGATGTTCGTATTCTTGTGAATTTGCTTCGAAAAATAAAGCCGCATCAGATATTTGCTGCGGGTGATTGGTCTGATCCTCATGGAACGCACCGGGTATGTTGGGAAGGAATTTACCAGGCATTAAAAATAGTGAAAGATGAAGAGTGGATGAAGGATTGCTATATATGGTTATACCGTGGAGCTTGGCAGGAGTGGGATTTGGACGAAATCCAAATGGCTGTTCCGGTTAGTCCTGAAGAATTGCAGCACAAACGGAATGCAATATTACGACATCAATCGCAAATGGAAAGTGCTCCCTTTATGGGAAATGATTCCCGCTTATTCTGGCAAAGATCAGAAGAAAGAAATAGGGCTACAGCCGATTTATTTAACAAATTGGGCTTGGCAGAATACGAGGCAATTGAAGCTTTTGTCAGGTTTATTGTTTAGATTTATCTGAGAATTTCCGAATTCGACAGCTTGAATTCGGGCTTCTCTTTAACTGGTTCATTTTAACTGAAAAACAATGATTTCCATGTCTGGATTTTTTATAAATATCCGTTTTCTTAGAATGCTTTGTGTAATCTCTGTATTGTTGTTCTCAAATTTTAATTTGATAGCGGCTAAGAAATCGGACCGACTAACTCGAAAAGCCGATAAAGCGGCACAATTTTTTGTTGAGCAAGCTTCCAAAGATTTTGTTTTCACATTTAAGTACGATAGTTTACAAATAGATTCAGAGCAAGAAGAAATTACATTGTATATGAATCCGGTGTTTTCGTATATTCCGTTTCGTCCGGAATCTGTACAGAGATATAAGAAAGATTTCAAGGAAGATTTGGGTCGGAGATTTAAAAACTATTCCATCCGAATGGAAAGTATGGGACAGGAAATAAGTGATTTAATCCCTAATTTCTATCGGAATGGAATTGTTGAGGCGGATACAAATCGTTTGAATAAGAATCATGAAGTAACGCAAGCTTTGGTGCGAAGAGTAAACACAGGGAACGATGCAAAACTTGGATTGGAAAATAAACACATTGCTTTGTGGCATTCTCATGGATGGTACTATGAAAACACGTTGGACAGATGGGAATGGCAGCGGGCAAGAGTGTACACAACAGTGGAAGATTTGTGGACCATGGAGTTTGTAGTACCATATATTGCTCCTATGCTCGAAAAGGCTGGTGCTAATGTATTGTTTCCTCGCGAAAGAGATGTTCAGAAAAATGAAGTGATAGTAGATGCTGATTGGTCATCGGAAGGATCGGAATATCTTGCAGATGATTCCGTTTGGGAATTGAATTCTCAAGCGGGTTTCGCAAACAAATATCCCTTTTATATTGAAGGAGAAAATCCATTTGAACTGGGAAGCAGCTATCAGACTGAGTCAGGTACTGATGTATCCGCTAAAGTGCAGTACATTCCTTGTTTTCCTGAAAAAGGAGAATATGCAGTATCTGTTTCCTATTCTGATGATGAGGATAATGTGAATGATGCGCACTATATCGTGCATCATGCAGGAGGTAAAACTGAATTTTTGGTGAATCAAAGTATGGGTGGTAAAACCTGGATTTATTTGGGGACTTTTCTTTTTGATAAAGGGAAGAATCCCGAAAAGGGAATGGTTGAACTGACTAACGAAAGTAAGGAGCCTGGAAAATGGATTTCGGCTGATGCAATACGATTTGGCGGAGGAATGGGAAACATTGCCCGTGGGAATCCTGAAGAATTGGATGAATTGAAAAAGCAAAGAACAGAGCTTGGTTTTAAATTGGACTCCTGTGTTTGGCAAAAATACACGAGTAATCGGCCAAGATATCAGGAGGCTGCACGTTACTATCTTCAGTATGCAGGCATGCCCGATTCGTTGGTGTACAGCATCAATAAAGATTACGAAGCAGATTACAGCAATCGGGGAAAAGATGCGGCCAAGTTTAGGAAAAAGGAAATTGGCAAAACCGATTACAAGGATGATTACATGAGTCGCGGAGAGTGGGTGGATTATTTGATTGGAAATCCGGCGGGTCCAACAAAAAATCCAACGGTAAAGGGATTAAGGATACCTGTTGATATGGCTCTGGCATTTCATACCGATGCCGGTTTTACGCCAAATGATTCCATTATTGGAAGTTTGGCTATTTACTCTACAACAAGAGATGAGGATTATTTTCCAAACGGACAATCGAAATGGGCAAGCCGCGATTTAACGGATATTATTCAGTCGCAGGTTGTGCAGGATATTCGCAAAAAGTATGAACCTAAATGGAGGCGCAGGGGGATGTGGAACAAGCAATACTCAGAAGCGTACCGTCCAAAAGTTCCTACCATGTTGTCTGAATTGTTATCGCACCATAATTTTGCTGATATGTATCAGGGAATGGATCCGAAGTTTAAATTCGATATCAGCAGAGCTTATTACAAAGGGATTTTAAAGTTTCTGTCATCTCAGGATGGACGGGATTATGTGGTGCAGCCTTTGCCGGTTGATCATTTCCAAATCAGGGAAACTGAAAAAGGAATTGTTCTTTCATGGAAACCAGTAATAGACCAATTGGAGCCTACGGCAGTTTCTGAATCATACAAAGTTTACACAAGAATTGAAGATGGTGGGTTTGATAACGGAATAGTTGTCCCCAATTCAGAATACATTATTACGAATTGCAAACCGGGTGTGATTTACAGTTTTAAGGTAACTGCTTTGAATAATGGCGGAGAAAGTTTTGATTCGGAAATATTAGCCTATTGCAAATCAGGAAATGGAAAAAAGCCTGTTTTAATTGTAAATGGATTTGATCGTATTTCGGCTCCTCAGGGATTTGATGATGGGAAGTTTGCCGGTTTCGTAGGTTCGGAAGATGAGGGTGTCGCATACAAAAGAAATATTGCCTATGTAGGTGATCAGTACGATTTCGATCGAAAGTCGCAATGGTTGGATGATGATGCATCGGGCCATGGAAGCTCATATGCCGATCAGGAAGAACGAATCATTCCGGGTAATAGTTTCGATTATCCGTTTGTGCACGGACAAGCAGTTCGGGATAATGGTTTTGGGTTTGTGTCGATGAGTGATGAGGCCTTTGAGGAATTGAATTGGGCGGTGCAGAATTATTCTGTGTTGGATTTAATTTTTGGAGAGGAAAAAACGACCAAAAGAATTTACGGCAAAGAGAATAAAGATTTTACAATTTACACGCCTGAAATGAGAGAGGCGATTCGTAAGTATCTAAAAGGGAATAATGCAAAATTAATTATTTCCGGAGCTTATGTGGGAACAGATTTGGAATTGTGCGGCGATACTTTGG is a genomic window containing:
- the nagB gene encoding glucosamine-6-phosphate deaminase; the encoded protein is MENQILQFREELDEAKLYYQPSDEFDRTVKTRYEKMPADIFSTAEKAAKWVAGEIANEIKQKQKLGEKCVLGLATGATPLGVYSELIRLHKEEGLSFLNVITFNLDEYYPMLKLSAQSYNHYMNDVLFNHIDIPKNQIHVPNGEVSKITITGYCKEYEKIIDSFGGLDLQILGIGRTGHIGFNEPGSQLDSITRLIMLDSLTRRDAAKDFNGLNNVPKAAITMGVGTIFKAKRVILMAWGEGKAAIVKKALEESQCDAVPASYLQRHTDVKFVLDVPAASELSRVKNPWLVGSIEWDRYWIRKAAVWLCNKLQKPILKLTNRDYNDNGLSELLALYGSAYEVNIKVFNDLQHTITGWPGGKPNADDSHRPERAEPASKRVLVFSPHPDDDVISMGGTLKRLVDQNHEVHVAYQTSGNIAVADDEAVRYLSFVKSFSRTHDTNEGNLQCVIEDIQKFLLENKKPGGIDTAEVRNMKALIRRGEAKAACRFVGIRSKNLHFLDLPFYETGTVKKNPLGKEDVRILVNLLRKIKPHQIFAAGDWSDPHGTHRVCWEGIYQALKIVKDEEWMKDCYIWLYRGAWQEWDLDEIQMAVPVSPEELQHKRNAILRHQSQMESAPFMGNDSRLFWQRSEERNRATADLFNKLGLAEYEAIEAFVRFIV
- a CDS encoding fibronectin type III domain-containing protein, translating into MSGFFINIRFLRMLCVISVLLFSNFNLIAAKKSDRLTRKADKAAQFFVEQASKDFVFTFKYDSLQIDSEQEEITLYMNPVFSYIPFRPESVQRYKKDFKEDLGRRFKNYSIRMESMGQEISDLIPNFYRNGIVEADTNRLNKNHEVTQALVRRVNTGNDAKLGLENKHIALWHSHGWYYENTLDRWEWQRARVYTTVEDLWTMEFVVPYIAPMLEKAGANVLFPRERDVQKNEVIVDADWSSEGSEYLADDSVWELNSQAGFANKYPFYIEGENPFELGSSYQTESGTDVSAKVQYIPCFPEKGEYAVSVSYSDDEDNVNDAHYIVHHAGGKTEFLVNQSMGGKTWIYLGTFLFDKGKNPEKGMVELTNESKEPGKWISADAIRFGGGMGNIARGNPEELDELKKQRTELGFKLDSCVWQKYTSNRPRYQEAARYYLQYAGMPDSLVYSINKDYEADYSNRGKDAAKFRKKEIGKTDYKDDYMSRGEWVDYLIGNPAGPTKNPTVKGLRIPVDMALAFHTDAGFTPNDSIIGSLAIYSTTRDEDYFPNGQSKWASRDLTDIIQSQVVQDIRKKYEPKWRRRGMWNKQYSEAYRPKVPTMLSELLSHHNFADMYQGMDPKFKFDISRAYYKGILKFLSSQDGRDYVVQPLPVDHFQIRETEKGIVLSWKPVIDQLEPTAVSESYKVYTRIEDGGFDNGIVVPNSEYIITNCKPGVIYSFKVTALNNGGESFDSEILAYCKSGNGKKPVLIVNGFDRISAPQGFDDGKFAGFVGSEDEGVAYKRNIAYVGDQYDFDRKSQWLDDDASGHGSSYADQEERIIPGNSFDYPFVHGQAVRDNGFGFVSMSDEAFEELNWAVQNYSVLDLIFGEEKTTKRIYGKENKDFTIYTPEMREAIRKYLKGNNAKLIISGAYVGTDLELCGDTLAKSFAEDELHYQFRTNHASKLGSVSHTNEVRNNFTGEYQFETGYSPDIYKIEAPDAIEPKGEDAKVLLRYSGNNKSAGVVYDGNYQSVILGFPFETLETKEYRNELMKQMFQFFNQ